The Caldisericum exile AZM16c01 region CTATATCTTTATCTATTAAATACTGAGGACAGTATTTGTATGCTCCTATTATGCTTGTATAGGCTGGATTTACTTCAATTACCTGCATACCATTTCTCTGTCCTAATATCTTTATTTTGTTTAGGAGCGATTTATAAGACCAATGCTCAAATCTTTTTCTTAGTTTTGCGTTTCCATCTCCTCTGTAGCCTTTGCTTATACTTTCTAATCTTTCTATTGCAATAGCTTTTTCATTTTCTTTTGCATAGTTTATTACTTCGTGTGCTATTTGCCACAAAAGATATTCTCTTTGGTTCTTGGTTTTTCCTATTAATTCATGTAGACTTATTGATTTATAGCTTATTAGATTTCCGTCTTTACTTACATTGGCAAGTGCTATGTGAATTGGTGATGCGTTTATATCTAAGCCTACAATACCGTTTTCTTTTGTGTATTTAACTTCAGGTATTATCTCTTCATAACTAATATTTGCGTAAAGTTTTCCGTTTTTTTGTTTTATTTCAACTGAATATGGAAAGTAGTTGTTTGTTAATTCTGCCTCTGTTAGTCTCCATATGAAGTCTATCCATTTGTCTGTTCCTCTTTTTACTTTTCTTATTATTTTTGCTTTTATCCATTGTCTATTATCTGTGTTTATTCTTAAATACCATTCTTCGTTTTCTTTTATTAGTCTTGTGTTTAGGTTTCCTGATTTTGTTTTGTCTCCTCTTGAGTATAGAAGTAATCTTTTTTCTTTCCATTCTCTTTTTAGTTCTTTATATCTTTTACCTGTTAAGTGTTTACTTTTTAACTGGTTAAATAGTTTTCTGCCACCGAATATAACTTTTGTAGGATTTTTCTCTGTCTCTATACATAGATTTATGACACTTTGGGCTTTCATTATAGCATCATCTACATATCTTGAGTTTATGTTAAATATGGGTTGTAATTCTTTTTTAAGGTCTTTTCTAACTTTGCCTTCTATTAGTCTGTTGTATGCATATCTCATACATGATGAGAATTTTCTCATAAGTTTTAAGAGTAATTCTTTATCGGTTTTAGAAACTTCTAACTCACACTGCAAGGTTATCATGAATGGTTACTCCTTTTCTTTTTCCCCCTCTTTTACCATATATTCTTGCAGAAAAAGATGTT contains the following coding sequences:
- a CDS encoding IS200/IS605 family accessory protein TnpB-related protein, encoding MITLQCELEVSKTDKELLLKLMRKFSSCMRYAYNRLIEGKVRKDLKKELQPIFNINSRYVDDAIMKAQSVINLCIETEKNPTKVIFGGRKLFNQLKSKHLTGKRYKELKREWKEKRLLLYSRGDKTKSGNLNTRLIKENEEWYLRINTDNRQWIKAKIIRKVKRGTDKWIDFIWRLTEAELTNNYFPYSVEIKQKNGKLYANISYEEIIPEVKYTKENGIVGLDINASPIHIALANVSKDGNLISYKSISLHELIGKTKNQREYLLWQIAHEVINYAKENEKAIAIERLESISKGYRGDGNAKLRKRFEHWSYKSLLNKIKILGQRNGMQVIEVNPAYTSIIGAYKYCPQYLIDKDIAGAYVIGRRGLGYKDDIPENYLKLLSNKEYLEYSIAKLEEKKEELKELLKNEKNIYKRKPIKQEVSKINKDIKLLKLNIQNLNSNPKTQKQVNQRKEPVRDEYFKYSYKLWRVVKAALGIPILGKSFVRDFSPLKTLLTDWDRIPRRLVPVLGAGTMVSQIPPVGYMANLNWRTTNKPTKSVSFIHF